The following are encoded in a window of Flavobacterium cupriresistens genomic DNA:
- a CDS encoding glycosyltransferase family 4 protein, whose product MHICFLTNEYPKEGFPHGGIGSFVKTLAVALVKRGIHVSVIGINYTLNDETEIVDGVHVYRLKRSTLKMISWYFNFKAINKKIKEIHQDNPINIVESSELGLAFISKIKTIKYIIRLHGGHHFFAESENRKINKWKGFQENRSFKNSDAFIAVSQYVKTHTEKYLSYNGKAVAYIKNPINTTLFQPMVKEAPESKIVFVGTVCEKKGIRQLIQAFPLVKKEYPEATLEIYGRDWFFPDGSSYLQLLKEKELPQLGELVKDIHFHGAIPYTNIPVVYSEATVCVFPSHMETQGLVAPEAMAMGKAVVFTKLGPGPETIENYKTGLLCDPHNPADIAQKIIWTFDNKEKSIVMGKKAREVVLEKYGLENIVLQNIDFYKMGILGNE is encoded by the coding sequence ATGCACATCTGTTTTTTAACAAATGAATATCCAAAAGAAGGATTCCCTCATGGCGGGATAGGTAGTTTTGTAAAGACTCTGGCTGTAGCATTGGTCAAAAGAGGAATTCATGTTTCGGTAATTGGGATTAATTATACTTTAAATGACGAGACCGAAATTGTAGACGGTGTGCATGTCTATCGTTTAAAAAGAAGTACTTTAAAAATGATTTCCTGGTATTTTAATTTTAAAGCAATTAACAAAAAGATAAAAGAAATTCACCAAGATAATCCTATCAATATAGTGGAGTCTTCTGAGTTAGGTCTTGCTTTTATCAGTAAAATAAAGACTATAAAATACATCATACGACTTCACGGAGGTCATCATTTTTTTGCGGAAAGCGAAAATAGAAAAATCAATAAATGGAAAGGATTTCAAGAGAATCGATCGTTTAAAAATAGCGATGCTTTTATTGCCGTTTCTCAATATGTAAAAACGCACACCGAAAAATATTTAAGTTATAACGGGAAAGCTGTTGCCTATATTAAAAACCCGATAAACACAACATTGTTTCAGCCAATGGTAAAAGAAGCTCCTGAATCGAAAATTGTCTTTGTAGGTACGGTTTGCGAGAAGAAGGGAATTCGCCAGTTAATACAAGCTTTTCCATTGGTAAAAAAAGAATATCCTGAGGCAACATTAGAAATATATGGCAGAGATTGGTTTTTTCCTGACGGTAGTTCTTACCTGCAGCTATTGAAAGAAAAAGAGTTGCCGCAATTAGGAGAGCTTGTAAAAGACATTCATTTTCATGGAGCAATTCCATATACAAATATACCAGTAGTGTATTCAGAAGCTACAGTTTGTGTATTCCCGTCTCATATGGAAACACAGGGACTAGTCGCACCGGAGGCGATGGCTATGGGAAAAGCCGTTGTTTTTACCAAATTAGGCCCCGGGCCGGAGACAATAGAAAATTATAAAACAGGCTTGTTATGTGACCCACATAACCCTGCAGATATAGCCCAAAAGATTATTTGGACTTTTGATAACAAGGAAAAATCAATTGTAATGGGTAAAAAGGCCAGAGAAGTTGTACTTGAAAAATATGGTTTAGAGAATATTGTTCTTCAGAATATTGATTTTTATAAGATGGGAATTTTAGGTAACGAATAA
- a CDS encoding UDP-glycosyltransferase gives MEKDKILLLFPDGVGIRNYLYSNVFKDMEEDLVLFHNFDPETVKAIRDNVTIDDEITIPAYKESAKEKFLRELICLSRLYYNTQKVKNTSLLTNWNWNQKTFSKKVFYKLIESVAPFFKEYSNILKLEEKYQKAIRQNVFYDEVKNILKEVQPKTVFCSHQRALKVATIFAAATDLGIKTATVIYSWDNLPKARMALRADNYLVWSAYMKKELELYYPEIPSEKIAITGTSQFEFYEEKKNSIDKETFYKSYNLDPNKKIICFSGDDTKTSPDDPAYLNDIAEELIKANLQDEYQILFRRCPVDFSGRYDAVVHKYKDLIKEAVPLWYFNTTDEWSTVYPSVDDVKLLVSTAFYSDIVVNVGSTMAFDFAMFSKPCVFINYDQPIKNVKDWSVKTIYQFQHFKSMPNKDAVIWLNNKAEIVEKLTLQKSCSSKMIEWKKTVLEDYKNASMRIREIIKAN, from the coding sequence ATGGAGAAGGATAAAATTTTATTGCTCTTTCCCGATGGAGTCGGAATTAGAAATTATCTGTATTCTAATGTCTTTAAAGATATGGAAGAGGATTTAGTATTGTTTCATAATTTTGATCCTGAAACGGTAAAAGCGATTAGAGATAATGTAACAATTGATGACGAAATTACTATTCCAGCTTACAAAGAATCTGCTAAAGAGAAATTTTTAAGAGAATTAATTTGCCTTTCCAGACTCTATTATAATACCCAAAAAGTAAAAAACACTTCCTTATTGACCAATTGGAATTGGAATCAAAAGACATTTTCGAAAAAGGTTTTTTATAAACTAATTGAATCTGTAGCTCCTTTTTTTAAAGAATACTCCAATATTCTCAAATTAGAAGAAAAATACCAAAAAGCAATCCGTCAGAATGTTTTCTACGATGAGGTAAAAAATATATTAAAAGAGGTACAGCCAAAAACTGTTTTTTGCTCGCACCAACGTGCGCTGAAAGTAGCCACTATATTTGCCGCTGCGACCGATCTGGGAATTAAGACAGCAACTGTAATTTATTCCTGGGATAATTTGCCAAAGGCAAGAATGGCGTTAAGAGCAGACAATTATTTGGTATGGTCCGCTTACATGAAAAAAGAATTAGAGCTGTATTATCCTGAAATTCCATCAGAAAAGATTGCTATTACTGGAACTTCTCAATTTGAGTTTTACGAAGAGAAAAAAAACAGTATTGACAAAGAGACTTTTTACAAGAGCTATAATTTAGATCCAAATAAGAAAATCATTTGCTTTTCAGGTGATGACACAAAGACATCTCCCGATGATCCGGCGTACTTGAATGATATTGCCGAAGAATTGATAAAAGCTAATTTACAGGATGAATATCAAATTTTGTTCAGAAGATGTCCGGTCGATTTTTCAGGTAGATATGATGCTGTTGTACATAAATATAAAGATTTGATAAAAGAAGCCGTTCCTTTGTGGTATTTTAATACTACAGACGAATGGAGTACAGTGTATCCATCGGTTGACGATGTGAAGTTGTTGGTCAGCACTGCTTTTTACTCGGATATAGTGGTGAATGTTGGATCGACTATGGCTTTTGATTTTGCCATGTTCAGCAAACCTTGTGTCTTTATTAATTACGATCAGCCAATTAAAAATGTGAAAGATTGGTCGGTAAAAACGATTTATCAATTTCAACATTTCAAGAGTATGCCTAATAAAGATGCCGTAATTTGGCTGAACAATAAAGCGGAAATTGTAGAAAAGCTAACGCTTCAAAAGAGTTGTAGTTCGAAGATGATCGAATGGAAAAAAACAGTACTGGAAGATTATAAAAATGCCTCAATGAGAATAAGGGAAATCATTAAAGCAAATTAA
- a CDS encoding MBOAT family O-acyltransferase, translated as MFFNSLAFAIFLPIVFFLYWFVFNKTKSTQNALLIVASYYFYSCWDWRFLFLLVFSTFLDYYTGIQIEKGKSEKSRKFWFWLSILVNLGFLGIFKYYNFFAASFAELLSSAGVKASPILLEVILPVGISFYTFHGLSYVIDIYYKRIKAEYNFVDYSLFVSYFPLLVAGPIERATHLLPQVKVKREFNFQLAKEGVYQIIWGLVKKVVIADTCATYANAIFDNYTGMNSFSLILGAVYFAFQIYGDFSGYSDIALGVSKLFGLDLLRNFNYPYFSRDIAEFWRRWHISLSSWFRDYLYIPLGGSKGGLGMKIRNTFIIFVVSGFWHGANWTYVVWGFINAVYFLPLLLSNSNRNNMDAIELKFNFDSVKVLMSILYTFLLTCVAWVFFRARSITDAVSYLKRIVTNRDFSFQYLDNERYSYELLVMIGLFVLVEWNNRNKIEPLSGKRSMLKLALAIVAILAFGTYSDYKEFIYFQF; from the coding sequence ATGTTTTTTAACTCCTTAGCGTTTGCTATTTTTTTACCAATCGTCTTTTTTCTATATTGGTTTGTTTTCAATAAAACCAAAAGCACCCAAAATGCCTTATTGATCGTAGCGAGTTATTACTTCTATTCCTGTTGGGACTGGAGATTCTTGTTTTTACTGGTTTTCTCTACATTTCTGGATTATTATACCGGTATTCAGATCGAAAAAGGAAAGTCTGAAAAAAGCCGAAAATTCTGGTTTTGGCTTAGTATTTTAGTCAATTTAGGATTTCTGGGAATTTTTAAATATTACAACTTTTTTGCAGCTTCTTTCGCAGAATTATTAAGTTCGGCGGGAGTTAAGGCAAGTCCGATTTTATTAGAGGTTATACTTCCGGTAGGAATTTCATTTTACACTTTTCACGGACTATCCTATGTTATTGATATCTATTACAAAAGAATAAAAGCAGAATACAATTTTGTAGATTATTCACTTTTTGTAAGCTATTTTCCTCTTTTGGTGGCAGGACCAATAGAGCGAGCCACACACTTATTGCCACAGGTAAAAGTAAAAAGAGAGTTTAATTTTCAACTGGCAAAAGAAGGTGTTTATCAAATCATTTGGGGTCTGGTAAAAAAAGTAGTTATTGCAGATACCTGTGCAACCTATGCCAATGCTATTTTTGATAATTATACAGGAATGAATTCGTTCTCTCTTATTTTGGGAGCCGTATATTTTGCATTTCAAATTTATGGAGATTTTTCAGGCTATTCGGATATCGCATTGGGGGTTTCAAAATTGTTTGGTTTAGACTTGTTACGAAATTTCAATTATCCTTATTTCTCCAGAGATATTGCCGAGTTCTGGCGTCGCTGGCATATTTCGTTGTCGTCTTGGTTTCGCGATTACTTATACATCCCATTGGGAGGAAGCAAAGGCGGTCTTGGGATGAAAATCAGAAATACATTCATCATTTTTGTGGTCAGTGGATTTTGGCACGGCGCCAATTGGACTTATGTAGTCTGGGGATTTATAAACGCCGTGTATTTCCTGCCTTTACTTTTGTCAAACAGCAACCGCAATAATATGGATGCAATTGAGCTGAAGTTTAATTTCGATTCCGTAAAAGTACTAATGAGTATTCTTTATACATTTTTGCTGACCTGCGTTGCTTGGGTGTTTTTTAGAGCCAGATCTATTACAGATGCTGTTTCTTATTTAAAAAGGATAGTTACAAACAGAGATTTCAGCTTTCAATATTTAGATAACGAACGTTACAGCTACGAATTGTTAGTAATGATTGGTTTGTTTGTTTTGGTTGAATGGAATAACAGAAACAAAATTGAACCGCTTTCAGGAAAAAGAAGCATGCTTAAATTGGCATTAGCCATCGTGGCTATACTAGCTTTCGGAACCTATTCAGATTATAAAGAATTTATATATTTTCAGTTTTAA
- a CDS encoding CatB-related O-acetyltransferase, whose protein sequence is MKQFFRKIAWTILGKGYFDFLKGQNKTYLDKAKNVSIGYKTYHNGAFVWQWHQNSALEIGKYCSIANDVNFILDSGHHTISEVTSYPHFNHLVNKELPIGSSTQSDFKRNIRTEESKTIVGNDVWIGMNAIILPNVKIGDGVTILAGTVVTKDVPDYAIVGGIPGAIVKMKYDLDTIDKMKKIQWWNWSPDKVEENVGDFYISIHDFTTKWFK, encoded by the coding sequence ATGAAACAGTTTTTTCGAAAAATAGCGTGGACAATTCTGGGAAAAGGATATTTTGACTTTTTAAAAGGTCAAAATAAAACCTATTTGGATAAGGCTAAAAATGTTTCTATTGGTTATAAAACCTATCATAATGGAGCATTTGTCTGGCAATGGCATCAAAATTCAGCATTAGAAATTGGAAAATACTGTTCGATAGCCAATGATGTGAATTTTATATTAGATTCTGGGCATCATACGATAAGTGAGGTCACAAGTTATCCGCACTTCAATCATCTTGTCAATAAAGAGTTACCGATCGGTAGCAGTACCCAGTCTGATTTTAAAAGAAATATTAGAACAGAGGAAAGTAAAACCATAGTCGGCAATGATGTGTGGATTGGAATGAATGCCATAATTTTGCCCAATGTAAAAATTGGAGACGGAGTTACAATCTTGGCAGGTACAGTGGTTACAAAAGATGTTCCGGATTACGCAATTGTTGGAGGAATTCCCGGAGCAATTGTAAAAATGAAATATGATCTCGATACCATCGACAAAATGAAAAAAATACAATGGTGGAATTGGAGCCCCGATAAAGTAGAAGAGAACGTAGGAGATTTTTATATTTCGATTCATGATTTCACTACCAAGTGGTTTAAGTAA
- the neuC gene encoding UDP-N-acetylglucosamine 2-epimerase produces the protein MKKILFLTGTRADFGKIKSLISILEAQPEFEVYVFVTGMHLQEIYGYTLIEIERCNFKNVFTFENHTHETTMDLTLAKTIEGLSNYCKKINPDMIVVHGDRVETLAGAIVGSLNNILVAHIEGGEVSGTVDELIRHSVSKLSHIHFVSNKEAKRRLIQMGEIKESVFAIGSPDIDIMFSDTLPDLEITKKYYEIPFQEFAIVMFHPVTTEFQSMKEYAATFVDCLLADDHNYIVIFPNNDLGSQFILDSYEKLKQNTRFRIFPSLRFEYFLTLLKNSQFIIGNSSAGIREAPYYGIPIINIGTRQQNRAVHADIINTDYASESIKEALSVIDSHEVQASTTDFGQGNSSKLFLDSLKKNDIWQLNHQKQFKDF, from the coding sequence ATGAAAAAAATCCTTTTCCTAACCGGAACCCGAGCCGATTTTGGTAAAATAAAGTCGCTGATTTCAATTCTGGAAGCACAACCGGAATTTGAAGTTTATGTCTTTGTGACCGGAATGCATCTGCAGGAAATTTATGGGTATACCTTAATCGAAATTGAGCGCTGTAATTTTAAGAATGTATTTACTTTCGAAAATCACACGCACGAAACCACAATGGATTTAACTTTGGCCAAAACAATCGAAGGTTTATCCAATTACTGTAAAAAGATCAACCCCGATATGATTGTGGTACATGGTGATCGTGTAGAAACACTTGCAGGAGCTATCGTAGGGTCTTTAAATAATATTTTGGTCGCTCATATTGAAGGTGGAGAAGTCTCAGGAACCGTTGATGAATTAATCCGTCATAGTGTTAGTAAATTAAGTCACATTCATTTTGTGTCGAATAAAGAGGCCAAGAGAAGATTAATTCAAATGGGAGAAATAAAAGAATCTGTTTTTGCTATAGGTTCGCCCGATATTGATATTATGTTCTCTGATACACTACCCGATTTAGAGATCACCAAGAAGTATTATGAAATTCCATTTCAGGAATTCGCCATTGTGATGTTTCACCCCGTAACGACGGAATTTCAATCCATGAAAGAATATGCAGCTACTTTCGTCGATTGTTTACTGGCGGATGATCATAATTATATTGTTATTTTTCCAAATAATGATTTAGGGAGTCAATTCATTTTAGATTCCTATGAAAAGTTAAAACAAAATACAAGATTCAGAATTTTCCCATCTCTTCGTTTTGAATACTTTCTAACCTTGCTAAAAAACAGCCAGTTTATTATAGGAAACAGTAGCGCCGGAATTCGAGAAGCTCCTTATTATGGAATTCCAATCATTAATATCGGAACCCGTCAGCAGAATAGGGCCGTTCATGCCGATATTATCAATACAGATTATGCTTCCGAAAGTATAAAAGAAGCATTATCGGTTATAGATTCTCACGAAGTTCAGGCTTCTACTACTGATTTTGGACAAGGAAATAGCAGCAAATTGTTTTTGGATTCACTAAAGAAAAACGATATTTGGCAGCTGAATCACCAAAAGCAGTTTAAAGATTTTTAA